The proteins below come from a single Faecalibaculum rodentium genomic window:
- the pgsA gene encoding CDP-diacylglycerol--glycerol-3-phosphate 3-phosphatidyltransferase: MNLPNKLTLMRILMVPAAAIIYLAVPADWAPVVPSIGLGGRDLIVFAIFAIASFTDFLDGNIARSRNLITSFGKFADPIADKLLVNTLLILLAWSHQASVAAVLLMTARDLIVDGLRMSAAKSGEVVSAGWWGKVKTVLQMFAIALLLLHNWPFALIGLPVAQILLWAACAASLYSGWIYFEKLKKYVLETM, translated from the coding sequence ATGAACCTGCCGAATAAACTCACGCTGATGCGGATCCTGATGGTTCCCGCCGCGGCCATCATCTATCTGGCGGTCCCTGCAGACTGGGCACCGGTGGTCCCGTCCATTGGACTGGGCGGCCGTGACCTGATCGTCTTTGCGATCTTCGCCATTGCATCCTTCACAGATTTCCTGGACGGAAACATCGCAAGGAGCCGGAACCTGATCACGTCCTTTGGCAAGTTTGCGGATCCCATTGCGGACAAGCTGCTTGTGAATACTCTGCTGATTCTGCTGGCCTGGAGCCACCAGGCAAGCGTGGCAGCGGTGCTGCTCATGACCGCCCGGGACCTGATCGTGGACGGACTGAGGATGAGTGCCGCGAAAAGCGGCGAAGTGGTGTCCGCCGGCTGGTGGGGCAAGGTGAAGACCGTGCTGCAGATGTTTGCGATTGCGCTGCTTCTGCTCCACAACTGGCCCTTTGCGCTGATCGGTTTGCCCGTGGCGCAGATCCTGCTGTGGGCTGCCTGTGCGGCAAGCCTCTACAGCGGCTGGATCTATTTTGAGAAACTGAAGAAATACGTCCTGGAGACCATGTGA
- a CDS encoding helix-turn-helix domain-containing protein, protein MRYYEILKKRRTDLKLSIQDVSAQTRLAPEYIKAIEDNDLDVFSDDLSFVRYFIRSYCEALGVNWSMLQEEVDGSIKHYAHLRNMALTQAQKRMAASMPMDTNESRVRRTGRSSYQNRVASTSRSLSRKPRRKLSMKAVIIAGIILCGGFGLWAGMNQIRASQAAQAQAAADQEAKDKEAETARLAELRRREQGLDNAQPEQEETPKVEDTTSVSGSTVTVTSTFDTPPEVAIEAKFSAPSTVWLTEAGAVLNDTSQYTDSFSQTVTMNAPGTLLFQPAVPEGMKLTVNGQSVTPELNENGEAIITIDVVQAAGAAKEEAAAEQGEQNEPAE, encoded by the coding sequence GTGCGGTATTATGAAATCTTAAAAAAGCGGCGGACGGACCTGAAACTGTCGATTCAGGACGTTTCGGCCCAGACAAGACTTGCACCTGAATATATCAAGGCAATCGAGGACAACGACCTGGACGTCTTTTCGGACGACCTGTCCTTTGTCCGGTACTTCATCCGTTCCTATTGCGAAGCGCTCGGTGTGAACTGGAGCATGCTGCAGGAAGAAGTGGACGGATCCATCAAGCACTATGCCCATCTGCGCAACATGGCCCTCACCCAGGCCCAGAAGCGCATGGCAGCGTCCATGCCCATGGACACCAACGAATCCAGAGTCAGGCGGACCGGCCGGTCCAGCTACCAGAACCGGGTGGCATCCACCAGCCGGTCGCTGTCGCGAAAGCCGCGGCGCAAGCTGTCCATGAAGGCCGTCATCATTGCGGGGATCATCCTGTGCGGCGGCTTCGGCCTGTGGGCCGGCATGAACCAGATCCGGGCCAGCCAGGCTGCGCAGGCACAGGCCGCGGCAGACCAGGAAGCAAAGGACAAGGAAGCGGAAACTGCCAGGCTCGCCGAACTGCGCCGCAGGGAACAGGGCCTGGACAATGCACAGCCTGAACAGGAAGAGACTCCGAAGGTGGAAGACACGACCTCTGTGTCGGGCAGCACCGTGACAGTGACAAGCACATTTGACACGCCGCCGGAAGTGGCGATCGAGGCGAAGTTTTCGGCTCCCTCCACGGTCTGGCTGACCGAAGCCGGTGCCGTGCTCAACGACACCTCCCAGTACACGGATTCCTTCTCCCAGACCGTGACCATGAATGCACCGGGTACCCTGCTGTTTCAGCCGGCGGTTCCCGAGGGCATGAAGCTCACAGTCAACGGACAGAGCGTGACGCCGGAACTCAATGAAAACGGCGAAGCCATCATCACCATCGATGTGGTGCAGGCTGCCGGAGCAGCAAAGGAAGAGGCTGCAGCAGAGCAAGGAGAGCAGAATGAACCTGCCGAATAA
- a CDS encoding SseB family protein, which translates to MQDILRKLHELLARHRKLQDDVDLENILEILDQTSVWIAGVDPSSFDFKNPVYEQDLLKKLDLPFWPDLLTDNEGNPFFAAFTAPEKAPGKLVEPFKWIEIPFLKLCYFAAHTGITTEVILDPFTDCLQLPVSLVLQYSEQYAKAHPDLA; encoded by the coding sequence ATGCAGGATATACTCAGAAAACTTCACGAACTGCTGGCAAGACACCGGAAACTCCAGGACGACGTGGATCTGGAAAACATTCTGGAAATACTCGACCAGACATCTGTCTGGATCGCCGGAGTGGATCCATCTTCTTTTGATTTCAAAAACCCGGTCTACGAACAGGACCTGCTCAAAAAGCTCGATCTGCCCTTCTGGCCGGATCTTCTCACAGACAACGAAGGCAACCCGTTCTTTGCCGCCTTCACGGCACCCGAAAAGGCACCCGGAAAGCTGGTGGAACCCTTCAAGTGGATCGAAATCCCGTTCCTCAAGCTCTGTTACTTCGCCGCTCACACCGGGATCACGACGGAAGTCATCCTCGATCCCTTCACCGACTGCCTCCAGCTGCCCGTCAGCCTGGTGCTGCAGTACAGCGAACAGTACGCCAAAGCCCACCCGGATCTTGCCTGA
- a CDS encoding MATE family efflux transporter, which translates to MNTTQRSLQDLRQGVSLSAGRQYSLIFRLALPAILAQVAGTLMQLIDASMAGRLGSLAAASIGLVASSTWLFSGICRGVIFGFSVQTAQTIGAGNDELAARICRQGLAAILLFALTFAVTGLFVAPHLPLWLHGEPAIQSMASAYFGWWCLFLPFLMLNEWAVQMLQATGNTRLPGMLQILMCALDVVFNWFFIFQLNLGVAGAAIGTGAAAMCTSLYLAWFTLVRSPFLSGHHSFRFRKETIQRAVKIGLPVSVEQLVTGSGYVIFTRIVAGLGSISVAANSFSITAESLAYMPGFGIASAASAIIGQCVGAGRKTLTRSLAWRIELAGITVMSVMGIALWFLSPALMQLLSVDPAVQDLGTRVLRIEAFAEPMYGAAIVATGILRGKGDTLWPTIISLVSNWGLRIPFAAAMTGYGLPGVWFAMAFELNCRGLLFLFRLCRSFPKDRIASSDSTQTENTGPAAA; encoded by the coding sequence ATGAACACCACACAACGTTCCCTGCAAGACCTGCGCCAGGGCGTGTCCCTTTCTGCCGGCAGGCAGTACAGCCTGATTTTCCGCCTGGCGCTTCCCGCCATTCTCGCCCAGGTCGCCGGGACCCTGATGCAGCTCATCGACGCCTCCATGGCCGGCCGCCTGGGATCCCTGGCCGCGGCCTCCATCGGCCTGGTCGCCTCCAGCACCTGGCTCTTTTCCGGCATCTGCCGGGGTGTCATCTTCGGCTTCTCCGTCCAGACCGCCCAGACCATCGGCGCCGGGAATGATGAACTCGCCGCCCGGATCTGCCGGCAGGGACTGGCCGCGATCCTGCTCTTTGCCCTCACATTCGCCGTGACCGGACTGTTTGTGGCCCCCCACCTGCCCCTCTGGCTCCATGGTGAACCGGCCATCCAGTCCATGGCCTCCGCCTACTTTGGCTGGTGGTGTCTTTTCCTGCCCTTTCTCATGCTCAACGAATGGGCCGTGCAGATGCTCCAGGCCACGGGCAATACCAGGCTTCCGGGGATGCTGCAGATCCTCATGTGTGCCCTGGATGTAGTCTTCAACTGGTTTTTCATCTTCCAGCTGAACCTCGGTGTGGCCGGAGCCGCCATCGGCACCGGAGCGGCAGCCATGTGCACCAGTCTGTACCTCGCCTGGTTCACCCTGGTCCGGTCCCCGTTTCTTTCCGGCCACCATTCCTTCCGGTTCCGGAAAGAGACCATACAGCGGGCGGTCAAGATTGGCCTGCCCGTCAGTGTGGAGCAGCTCGTCACGGGCAGCGGCTATGTCATATTCACGCGCATCGTCGCCGGACTGGGCAGCATTTCCGTTGCAGCCAACAGCTTTTCCATCACCGCCGAGAGCCTGGCCTATATGCCGGGGTTCGGAATCGCCTCTGCCGCCAGTGCCATCATTGGCCAGTGTGTGGGTGCCGGGCGCAAAACACTCACCCGGTCCCTTGCGTGGCGGATCGAACTGGCGGGCATCACCGTCATGTCCGTCATGGGCATTGCCCTCTGGTTTCTGTCCCCTGCCCTCATGCAGCTGCTCTCCGTGGATCCTGCGGTCCAGGACCTGGGCACCCGCGTGCTGCGGATCGAGGCATTCGCCGAACCCATGTACGGCGCCGCGATCGTGGCCACAGGCATTCTCCGCGGCAAGGGCGACACCCTGTGGCCGACCATCATTTCCCTGGTCTCCAACTGGGGTCTGCGGATTCCCTTTGCGGCGGCCATGACAGGATACGGCCTGCCTGGTGTCTGGTTTGCCATGGCGTTCGAGCTGAACTGCCGGGGCCTGCTGTTCCTGTTCCGCCTGTGCCGGTCATTCCCGAAGGACCGGATTGCATCCTCCGATTCCACACAAACGGAAAATACGGGTCCCGCCGCGGCTTGA
- a CDS encoding radical SAM protein codes for MAFEKFKGAATRKAVGATVDGVLKYVNKDRVKGLNRLVDISEYLVGDLYPDAVFDGARRMIADPDNKWMKYVNSMLDDLDPHVVKTHILNIGYQAGFYGYAKTNRFEEEHGYRIPWIILMDPTSACNKHCIGCWSAEYGNRLNLSYEDLASIVRQGEELGIYFYMMTGGEPLVRKDDIIRLAREFPKSMFYAFTNGSLITDEFAETMRELGNISLALSIEGFEGDNDARRGEGSFQEVVKAMEILKNHGLVFGTSICYTSKNYKMVTSDEFLDFLIDHGVRYNWYFHYMPVGNEASTELLLTPEQREYMYHRVREIRDFDGGKPIFTFDFQNDGEFVQGCIAGGRFYCHINPNGDVEPCVFIHYSNANIHDKTLLECLSQPLFQEYQKHQPFNCNHLQPCPMLENPEILGKIVHDVDAVSTDLQSPETPEHLCAKCVDYAADWAPKAQELMAAHPHLTPAEVATLREEQRRQSQL; via the coding sequence ATGGCATTTGAAAAATTCAAAGGCGCCGCAACACGGAAAGCCGTCGGCGCGACCGTCGACGGTGTACTGAAATACGTCAACAAGGACCGTGTGAAAGGCCTCAACCGGCTGGTGGACATCTCGGAATATCTCGTCGGCGACCTGTACCCCGATGCAGTGTTCGACGGCGCAAGGCGCATGATCGCCGATCCGGACAACAAGTGGATGAAGTACGTGAATTCCATGCTCGATGACCTGGATCCCCATGTGGTGAAGACCCACATCCTGAACATCGGCTACCAGGCGGGGTTCTACGGCTATGCGAAAACCAACCGGTTCGAGGAAGAGCACGGTTACCGGATCCCGTGGATCATCCTCATGGACCCCACCAGTGCCTGCAACAAGCACTGCATCGGCTGCTGGTCGGCGGAATACGGCAACCGGCTGAACCTGTCCTACGAAGACCTGGCTTCCATTGTCCGCCAGGGCGAGGAACTGGGCATTTACTTCTATATGATGACCGGCGGAGAACCCCTGGTGCGCAAGGACGACATCATCCGACTGGCCCGGGAATTCCCGAAATCCATGTTCTATGCCTTCACAAACGGTTCCCTGATCACGGATGAATTTGCGGAAACCATGCGCGAACTCGGCAACATTTCCCTGGCGCTCTCCATTGAGGGATTCGAGGGAGACAACGATGCGCGGCGCGGCGAGGGATCATTCCAGGAAGTGGTGAAGGCCATGGAGATCCTGAAAAACCACGGCCTGGTCTTCGGCACGAGCATCTGCTACACATCGAAGAACTACAAAATGGTCACCAGCGACGAGTTCCTGGATTTCCTCATTGACCATGGTGTGCGCTATAACTGGTATTTCCACTACATGCCTGTCGGCAACGAAGCCAGCACCGAACTGCTGCTGACTCCGGAACAGCGGGAATACATGTATCACCGCGTCCGTGAGATCCGCGACTTCGACGGCGGCAAACCAATCTTCACCTTTGACTTCCAGAACGACGGCGAGTTTGTGCAGGGGTGCATTGCAGGCGGCCGCTTCTACTGCCACATCAACCCCAACGGCGATGTGGAACCCTGTGTGTTCATTCACTACTCCAATGCGAACATCCACGACAAGACACTCCTGGAGTGCCTCTCCCAGCCGCTCTTCCAGGAGTACCAGAAACACCAGCCCTTCAACTGCAACCACCTGCAGCCCTGTCCCATGCTGGAAAACCCCGAGATTCTGGGAAAGATCGTTCACGACGTCGATGCCGTGAGCACGGACCTCCAGAGCCCGGAAACCCCGGAACACCTCTGCGCCAAGTGTGTGGACTATGCAGCTGACTGGGCGCCCAAGGCGCAGGAACTGATGGCTGCCCATCCGCATCTGACGCCGGCGGAGGTGGCGACCCTGCGCGAAGAACAGCGCCGTCAGTCACAGCTGTAG
- a CDS encoding HAD-IIB family hydrolase — translation MKQLLFASDLDGTLLNAAHETDEEILTGMQELARQNAAVAVSTGRSVSMCRSLGFPPGPKVLMNGALALDAQDQVVYDQPLPAAIVAELMDLFPDLPFEFCTTDCTLTRQSRQETIGNFQRRWAKRGKPRRNADFDKMFQGHRNDQTREQILDQTIYKINCNREDSEDCRRLETWLAAHPEVVNTPSDEVLYEISAASATKGLAVQALAGHLGIPHDQVAVFGDGINDLSMFELFAHSYAPSTGQPEVQAAASEVLDGSDEHCVIRKMKELREQWQ, via the coding sequence ATGAAACAGCTTCTGTTTGCCTCCGACCTGGATGGCACGCTGCTCAATGCGGCACATGAAACAGATGAAGAGATCCTGACGGGGATGCAGGAACTGGCCAGACAGAACGCGGCGGTGGCCGTGAGCACGGGACGCAGTGTCTCCATGTGCCGCTCCCTGGGATTTCCCCCGGGCCCAAAGGTGCTCATGAACGGGGCCCTGGCCCTGGATGCACAGGATCAGGTGGTGTACGACCAGCCGCTTCCGGCTGCCATTGTGGCGGAGCTCATGGATCTGTTCCCGGACCTGCCCTTCGAGTTCTGCACCACTGACTGCACGCTGACAAGACAAAGCCGCCAGGAAACCATTGGCAATTTTCAGCGGCGCTGGGCAAAGCGGGGAAAGCCCCGCAGGAACGCGGATTTCGACAAAATGTTCCAGGGACACCGGAATGACCAGACAAGGGAACAGATCCTGGACCAGACCATATACAAGATCAACTGCAACCGGGAGGACAGTGAAGACTGCCGGCGGCTGGAAACCTGGCTGGCGGCGCATCCCGAGGTGGTGAACACCCCCAGTGACGAGGTGCTCTATGAAATTTCCGCAGCCAGCGCCACGAAGGGACTGGCGGTGCAGGCACTGGCCGGTCACCTGGGGATCCCCCATGACCAGGTGGCGGTGTTCGGGGACGGAATCAACGACCTGAGCATGTTCGAACTCTTTGCGCACAGCTATGCGCCGTCCACAGGACAGCCCGAGGTGCAGGCAGCGGCCAGTGAAGTGCTGGACGGATCCGATGAACACTGCGTGATCCGGAAAATGAAGGAGCTCAGAGAACAATGGCAGTGA
- a CDS encoding HAD hydrolase family protein: protein MAVKLFFTDLDGTLMVNHRLDSRIRQGIEALRRQGGHVIFNTGRPPMSVWQMQPEVDWLICANGALIYDGEGELVSEKRIDPKDLRDFVMTFGSEPIEIVTKDGVYSNASLGELSRMFLKRKGLPAIPVFSFLLPPFLKSWETRVPAGTLMGLPAVKLEIHDADPEKMKRFLDRHPDLVNAPSMSGLSEITRRDATKGTAALEVLDLLQMDAGQAAAFGDGINDITLLEAIPESYAPETGSEQAKNAAAHILPMPDDHAVIRKMEELIRG from the coding sequence ATGGCAGTGAAACTGTTTTTCACGGACCTGGACGGCACCCTCATGGTCAACCACCGGCTGGATTCCCGCATCCGTCAGGGAATCGAGGCCCTCCGCAGGCAGGGCGGTCACGTGATTTTCAATACCGGACGCCCGCCCATGTCCGTCTGGCAGATGCAACCTGAAGTGGACTGGCTCATCTGCGCCAACGGGGCCCTGATTTATGATGGCGAGGGGGAGCTGGTGAGCGAAAAGCGCATCGACCCGAAGGATCTGCGGGACTTTGTGATGACCTTCGGGAGCGAACCCATCGAGATCGTGACAAAGGACGGTGTCTACAGCAACGCGAGTCTCGGGGAACTCTCCCGGATGTTCCTGAAACGAAAGGGGCTTCCGGCGATTCCCGTGTTCTCCTTCCTGCTGCCACCGTTTCTCAAGTCCTGGGAAACCAGAGTTCCTGCCGGGACGCTGATGGGCCTGCCGGCGGTGAAGCTGGAGATCCACGATGCGGATCCCGAAAAAATGAAACGGTTCCTGGACCGCCATCCGGATCTCGTGAATGCCCCGAGCATGAGCGGGCTCTCGGAAATCACCCGCCGGGATGCCACGAAGGGAACTGCGGCGCTGGAGGTCCTGGACCTTCTGCAGATGGATGCGGGCCAGGCGGCGGCCTTTGGCGATGGCATCAACGACATCACGCTCCTGGAGGCGATTCCCGAAAGCTATGCCCCGGAAACCGGCAGCGAACAGGCAAAGAACGCTGCCGCCCACATTCTGCCCATGCCGGATGACCACGCAGTGATCCGCAAAATGGAGGAACTCATCCGTGGATAA
- a CDS encoding YoaK family protein — translation MDKESESIVLGTLLAISGGLMDAYSYILRGQVFANAQTGNILFLGIYLCSGQWREVIHYLFPVAGFTAGIFISELMHLSRLHPVHWKQTILLAEAFLLLLVPFIPLDLFANSLTSFVCGMQVQTFRKLRGHPFATTMCIGNLRSGTVSAVNWLCHREDHHLRAAGAYYYVILCFVIGAVIGNALAPVTGLFTIAGCTVLLMVSWVILHFQHRKSQHTLDELDQF, via the coding sequence GTGGATAAGGAATCGGAATCCATCGTTCTGGGCACGCTTCTGGCGATCTCCGGCGGCCTCATGGATGCCTATTCCTATATCCTGCGGGGGCAGGTGTTCGCCAATGCTCAGACCGGGAACATCCTCTTCCTGGGAATCTACCTGTGTTCCGGACAGTGGCGGGAAGTGATCCACTATCTCTTCCCCGTCGCCGGATTCACCGCCGGGATCTTCATCTCGGAACTCATGCACCTCTCCCGGCTGCACCCGGTGCACTGGAAACAGACGATCCTGCTCGCCGAGGCGTTTCTGCTGCTGCTGGTGCCGTTCATTCCCCTGGATCTCTTTGCGAACTCCCTGACGTCCTTTGTCTGCGGCATGCAGGTCCAGACCTTCCGGAAGCTTCGGGGCCATCCCTTTGCCACGACGATGTGCATTGGCAACCTGCGCTCCGGCACAGTCTCCGCCGTCAACTGGCTCTGTCACCGGGAAGACCACCATCTGCGGGCCGCGGGAGCCTACTACTATGTGATTTTATGTTTCGTCATAGGTGCGGTGATCGGCAATGCCCTGGCACCTGTGACGGGGCTGTTCACCATTGCGGGCTGCACCGTGCTGCTCATGGTGTCGTGGGTGATTCTTCACTTCCAGCACCGGAAAAGCCAGCATACGCTGGATGAACTGGATCAGTTCTGA
- the tpx gene encoding thiol peroxidase, with product MTTFAGAPVTLEGTRLKPGSIMPDFTVTDVNLAQIDPMKIEGTKIILSVPSADTPVCSAELAKFMHALEGTDVKLISVSMDLPFALKRWMDMEQNDNLIATSDFKDRSFAKAAGVRMAENGLLARAVFVVNPAGEILYDEYVDEVTQEPDYDKALEAAGVKK from the coding sequence ATGACAACATTTGCAGGCGCTCCCGTGACGCTGGAAGGCACCCGGCTCAAGCCCGGAAGCATCATGCCGGATTTCACGGTCACTGACGTGAACCTGGCCCAGATCGATCCCATGAAGATCGAAGGAACGAAAATCATCCTCTCGGTTCCCAGTGCCGACACGCCGGTCTGCTCCGCGGAGCTGGCCAAATTCATGCACGCCCTGGAGGGCACGGATGTAAAACTGATATCGGTGTCCATGGACCTGCCCTTTGCGCTGAAGCGCTGGATGGACATGGAACAGAACGACAACCTGATCGCCACATCCGATTTCAAGGACCGCAGTTTTGCGAAAGCCGCGGGTGTGCGGATGGCGGAAAACGGTCTGCTGGCACGGGCTGTGTTTGTGGTCAACCCTGCGGGCGAGATTCTGTACGACGAGTATGTGGATGAAGTCACGCAGGAGCCGGACTACGACAAGGCCCTGGAAGCTGCGGGCGTGAAGAAGTAA
- a CDS encoding response regulator transcription factor: MYKILMVEDDMVIARKTTQFLGSWGYDAKCVEVFDRVLETVNEWNPDLVIMDVSLPYRNGFEWTRQIRLHSKVPILFLSSADDAMNIVTAVSQGADDYMTKPFDMQVLAFKIQALLRRTYDFAGKTRTLEHHGLRFNTDENTISLEGRTAELTRNEARILRMLMERRNVIVSREDLMEGLWKTDCYVDENALSVNVNRLRKKLDSIGAAGFIETKKGIGYRLCAD, encoded by the coding sequence ATGTACAAAATACTGATGGTGGAAGACGACATGGTCATCGCCCGGAAGACTACCCAGTTTCTGGGATCCTGGGGCTATGACGCGAAATGCGTGGAGGTGTTTGACAGGGTACTGGAGACCGTGAATGAATGGAATCCGGACCTGGTGATCATGGACGTGAGCCTGCCCTACCGCAACGGCTTTGAATGGACCAGACAGATCCGTCTGCATTCCAAAGTTCCCATCCTGTTTCTGTCCAGTGCAGATGACGCGATGAACATCGTCACGGCGGTCTCCCAGGGAGCGGATGACTACATGACCAAGCCCTTTGACATGCAGGTGCTGGCGTTCAAGATCCAGGCCCTGCTGCGGCGAACCTATGATTTTGCAGGGAAGACCCGGACGCTGGAACACCACGGGCTGCGGTTCAATACCGATGAAAACACCATTTCCCTGGAGGGCAGAACGGCGGAACTCACCCGGAACGAAGCCCGGATCCTGCGAATGCTCATGGAGAGACGCAACGTCATTGTGTCCCGCGAGGACCTGATGGAAGGCCTGTGGAAGACGGATTGCTATGTGGACGAAAACGCCCTGTCGGTCAACGTCAACCGGCTGCGCAAAAAACTGGATTCCATCGGCGCAGCGGGGTTCATCGAAACGAAGAAAGGGATCGGCTACAGGCTCTGCGCAGACTGA
- a CDS encoding sialate O-acetylesterase, which produces MIRLPDYIQDDAILTRLWGYSDQPEVTVNGRPVPVTDGTWESAFEDGDMLLADGDSRVTLHNVRHGLVILAAGQSNMEWPVRDSLNEDEIRQRLEGKDISWLQVPRILYPGHDSGEDMQWCRLKPDAIGDVSAVGLLATLEVAERTGRPIGLVGCYKGGSSAASWVPEEDLKADPALEAFYVTDYWADIADQTDEEEDACIAVFEQEVDNYNRRFADFDKAHPELSRAEKKDIMGHTPFPGPKGRKDFLRPAGLWDTMATRLKGLAPDILLWYQGEEDTKFAKGYKSLLTKLLARWRRELEQPDLPVVIAQLPGYMEYNPDKDWGTLRLAQMAVAEADSDAEIVCLLDAGDHENIHPQNKTIPGYRMGRMAAAMLGLEPYQDGPKVVRQTPDRVWFDQVLETGSDSLAWTGSHGLECDPVVRIRSATGIPAFPFKACDRIVTEDQEA; this is translated from the coding sequence ATGATCAGACTGCCTGACTATATCCAGGATGACGCCATCCTCACCCGCCTCTGGGGGTATTCCGACCAGCCGGAGGTGACGGTCAACGGCCGCCCTGTACCGGTCACAGACGGCACCTGGGAGAGTGCCTTCGAAGACGGTGACATGCTTCTTGCGGATGGCGACAGCCGGGTCACGCTGCACAATGTGCGCCACGGCCTGGTAATCCTCGCAGCGGGTCAGTCCAACATGGAGTGGCCCGTCCGGGATTCCCTGAACGAAGACGAGATCCGTCAACGGCTGGAGGGAAAGGACATTTCCTGGCTCCAGGTGCCGCGGATCCTGTACCCCGGTCACGATTCCGGAGAGGACATGCAGTGGTGCCGGCTGAAACCGGATGCCATCGGCGATGTTTCGGCAGTGGGGCTGCTCGCAACCCTGGAAGTGGCTGAACGTACCGGCCGGCCCATCGGCCTTGTGGGCTGTTACAAGGGCGGATCCAGTGCCGCGAGTTGGGTGCCGGAAGAGGACCTGAAAGCCGACCCGGCCCTGGAGGCGTTTTATGTCACTGACTACTGGGCGGACATCGCGGACCAGACCGATGAAGAGGAAGATGCCTGCATTGCCGTTTTCGAACAGGAAGTGGACAACTACAACCGGCGGTTTGCCGACTTTGACAAAGCCCATCCCGAACTGAGTCGGGCGGAGAAAAAGGACATCATGGGGCATACCCCGTTTCCGGGGCCGAAGGGACGGAAGGATTTCCTGCGTCCGGCCGGTCTGTGGGATACGATGGCCACGCGCCTGAAGGGACTGGCCCCGGATATCCTGCTGTGGTATCAGGGAGAAGAAGATACGAAGTTTGCGAAAGGATACAAATCACTGCTCACAAAGCTCCTGGCCCGCTGGCGAAGGGAACTGGAACAGCCGGACCTGCCGGTGGTCATCGCCCAGCTGCCGGGGTACATGGAATACAATCCGGACAAAGACTGGGGGACTTTGCGTCTGGCGCAGATGGCGGTGGCTGAAGCGGATTCTGACGCGGAGATCGTGTGCCTGCTGGATGCCGGAGACCACGAAAACATTCACCCCCAAAACAAAACCATTCCAGGATATCGCATGGGCCGCATGGCGGCTGCCATGCTGGGACTGGAGCCTTACCAGGATGGACCGAAGGTCGTCCGACAGACACCGGACCGGGTATGGTTTGACCAGGTCCTGGAGACCGGCAGCGATTCGCTGGCCTGGACCGGCAGCCATGGGCTGGAATGTGATCCCGTTGTCCGCATCCGGTCTGCCACGGGCATTCCGGCGTTTCCCTTCAAGGCCTGCGACCGGATCGTGACAGAGGACCAGGAGGCGTGA